The Chlorocebus sabaeus isolate Y175 chromosome 14, mChlSab1.0.hap1, whole genome shotgun sequence genome segment GCTGAAGTAAAacaaaggataaaaaccataaatGACACAGCATCATTTTATACTGGCATCAGCAGATGTGGggtagtcccagctctgccacccccAACTGGATAGCCTTGGGGAGAGCATTCGTTTTTCTGAGCCACAGCTAAGCACACTCCATGCGGTGCTAGATTTCAGAGATCTAGCTTTCTAGATCCGATGGGTCTAGTGGTGGGAAGGTGGTATGTGTGCTTCAAAGAAAGCAAGTGCGGGGCaatgtgctaaaagaaaaacCACCAAGACTCACTCAAGCTTAACGCTCTTTGTACCATTAGCAACATGACACAGAAAAGGCTGCATATAAGGCCTCTGTCGTGTGCATAACTTTGGCTTTAATGAGCCACCCCAGCAAAGAGTACCAGGAAGGTGAAATCTGGAAACAAGCAGGAGCCCCCAACTTTCTACAAAATCACCCTAAAGCTTCTCAAACTCAAGAGAGATGGAAAACAGTAAGAGAACACTCAGAGAAAGGCAACATTTGGCCACAAGGATGAGGCTTTTCAGCCTAGACCTGCAATAGCAGAGTATGGTCCAATGCACAGCAGGGAACTTGGACCTTTTCACCGAATCCCGGTGCCTGAATCCTTCAGGAGGGAGCATGGAGATATCTAACAGGAGGTGCTTCTGATAGGCGGTGCAATGAACATCTGGAATGCATCACAGCCAGGGAATAGCACAGAGAGGATATAAGACCTTCAAGATGGCTCAAAAGACCTTGGGGTTGATGAACTATGCTGTTACTAAGCACTGTTTGGGGTACACTGATCATTGTTAGGGTAAAAAGCAGGTGATACAGTCCAGTCCTGTCCTCAGACTACACAATTTTTACTGGAGACAAGACTGGGCAGGATAAACTACGGGGCCCATAGGACCCTCCCATAGTCTGCTGTCTATCTGGCTGGAAAGCACGATGATGAACAAAGCAACCTTGCCTTTGTCAGGCACACTTATAATGGTTCCAAGAGCCAAATTCCAACTGCTGTACTGAGGGTGGCAATGGGACGGTCTTCCGATTACCTAAAATGCCACAGATCCCCTTCTTCTCTGATACACATCCGATTACCATACAACtctaaaataccttttaaatCCTAGTCATATGAaaagttcctttttttctccattaATCAGTCTGCCCCAAAGAGGCTTTTCCGTCTCTCACAGACTCTCAGAAGGGGCCAGCTAACTGTGATACCTAGCacccttctcttttctccatacaCAGCGTCCTTCCTCCAGCAGAATCCGAAAATAGCAGCAGTCCGGATTAACATGGCTGTGAGGAGTAGGTGCTTAGCTGAATAACATCAGAATTAATGAGGGGCCGGACCCCAAACAGAGCCACCTGGTGGGCATGAACACCAGGCAGCTACGGGGCCGCTTCCTTCAACCAAGTGTCTGGTCCCTGGCTCTCTCTGCTTCGGTCAGAACACGTTCTGCCCCCCACCGAGGCCTGAAGGGCCAGCACGCAGCGCCCTCACCTTTCAGCAGGTCCGGGTGCACATAGCCCAACACGTCGGAGACCCCCAGCTCCTGGCGCGAACAGGTGCCTCCGTGGATGTGCAACCAGGCGGGCTCGGCGAGGGCAGTGCACAGCGCCGTGATGGACAGGGCGCCAGGCAGGGCCGAGGCCAGGCTACGCTCCGGCTGCTTGGGCAGAGCGCTGCCTCCCGGACTCCTCCGCCGGCGCCCGCCGGGCAGCCCTGCGCCTCCGGGGGCGTACATGCCCGGGGCCGCCCGCCGTCGCTCCGCAGTCGCTGCTGGTCGCCACCGACCTCCGCGGGGCGCGCAGAGCCTGACAGTCCGGTGGAGGAGAGCAACGCTCCGGGCTCGCTGCAGGTGAGGCCGGCACTGGGCTGTCAGGGTTGACACCAGAGGATAGGGGGGTGGGACCCAGTGCTGACGGAGACGGGGAGGGCTGCGGGGATTCGGGGGGCGGAGACAGGAGACTCCGGAATGGGACTGCGGGACGAAAACCGGACAGGGCCAGGGACCAGATGGGGTCTGGGCAGACTCGAGTCCCCGGGGGGCGGAGGGATCGGGGATCGGCTACCGCGGGAGCAAAGACCCGGACTCAGGGTCTCGGCCAGAGGGTGCCGAGGGGCGGAGGACCGGGCTGGGCCGCGGGGATCGGGGAACGGTGATCTGGGACCGGCGGTTTGGGATGCGACCTGTGCGGAGAAAAGACCCTCCCCACGCCGCCCATTGTTCCTCACCAGTCAGCAGGCCACAGGGCTGGGATGGCGCCGCTCAGCCCAGTCACGGGCTTCTCAGCTGCCGGGGGCCAAGCGTTCCCAGGCCCCGATCCCGCAACGCCCGGACAGACCCGGGTTCGATGCACTTCcggcttcctcctcctctgcctccgcctcctccgGCTCCCCGCCCCTTCCCCCGCGCGCGTCACAGCCTGGGCGCGCCGCCGGCTCTGTGCGGGGCCTCACGGGACTGGTAGTTCGAGGCGGTCCCGCGATGCTTTCCCTGCCGAAGTGAGGGGAGCGACTACTACTCCCAGAGGGTATCGCGGCCGCAGCAGCGGGCAGCTGAGTTCCCGGGGCGACCCAGGTCCTCCGGCGGAAGCGGGAGCGTGTGTCGGCGGCGGAAGCCTGGAGTGGGCGGTACGCAGACGCGCGCTGTGAGACCCGCTGTGGGCGCCGCGGACGCTTCCCGCCCCCACCTGCCCGTGCGTCCGGCCGCCATGAAGGACTCGCTGGTGCTGCTGGGCCGTGTCCCGGCGCACCCGGACTCCCGCTGCTGGTTCCTGGCTTGGAACCCCGCGGGGACCCTGCTGGCCTCGTGCGGCGGCGACCGGAGAATCCGCATCTGGGGCACGGAGGGTAAGGCCCAGCCTGGCTGCGCGGCCCTCGGCGCTGAGGGCTCCGCTTGCGCGTAGTGCGGGTGCGCAGCCTGCGGGGGAGGCTGACCCTGTTCCTGGCGGAGGGAGAGTCGGATGTTAGCCACCCCGAGAAGGGCTTTGTAGGCAAAGAAGTCTGCGACTGCTGGGAGGAGAAACGTCAGCAGACAAGCTGAAATGTGGAGGGAATTGTGGTagctgctgaggcaggaaaatgggaaaagaaaggtGTTAGGAAAGTGGCTTTCAGAGTAACTTGCGACTGGATTGTCACATTTTATCCCGAGGGCATTGGGGAACCAGTAGCAATTTTAGATCAGATTTGTTTTAGAAAGATGCCtccagaggctgggcgcggtggctcacccctgtaatcctagcagtctGGGAAGCacaggcgggtagatcacctgaggtcaagaggtcgagaccagcctggacaacatggtgaaaccccgtctctactacaaatacaaaattagctgggcgtggtggcgggcacctgtaaccccagctactctggaggctgaggcaggagaatcccttgaacccaggaggcgaaggttgcagtgagccaggattgtgccatcgcactctagcctgggcatcagagcaaaaactcggtctcaaaaaaaaaaaaaaaaaaaagcctcccgaGGAAGTAGAGTCAGTTGCATCTTTGTAAAAGCTGTGAGCTTTCCCCCACTTGCCTGACTCCAGTGCTAGCCCCCAATATCGAATGGCTTCATGGTGCTGCACCCAGCTCCAGAGCCTGGCCTGCGCTCCGCCTTTAGGTGACAGCTGGATCTGCAAGTCTGTCCTTTCTGAAGGCCACCAGCGCACCGTGCGGAAGGTGGCCTGGTCCCCCTGCGGTAATTACCTGGCCTCTGCCAGCTTTGATGCTACCACTTGCATTTGGAAGAAGAACCAGGATGACTTTGAGGTACCCAGGCTGGTTGGGACCAGAATTATTGCCTGTTTCCTCCCCAGGGCTGGTTCAGGAACCTGAGCCAACCTGCGCCAATTGGGCTGTACCCATGGGAAGGGCCTTAGCGGTGTTAGCTGCTGTTaattctcattttccttctcctttcacaGTGTGTAACCACTCTCGAGGGCCATGAAAATGAGGTCAAGTCAGTGGCTTGGGCCCCATCTGGCAACCTCCTGGCCACTTGCAGCCGAGATAAGAGTGTTTGGGTCTGGGAAGGTGAGTCCAGGTCCCTCCAGGTGGATTGGGAACCACCTGACATCCCGCTCCGTGTCCGTGACAGGGTCGGCTCTTGGgttcccttctttttctctcccacaGTTGATGAAGAGGATGAGTATGAATGTGTCAGTGTTCTCAACTCCCACACACAGGATGTCAAGCATGTGGTGTGGCACCCAAGTCAGGAGGtaagaggcaggcagggtctcttGTGGGAAGAGCTCTGGTGTGCAGGCTTGTGCCCAGCCTTCCTCTGCTTTTCAGCCTTAATCTAGCTTTTACAGGGACCTCTATCTGTGAACAAAAAACATTAGTCCCTTTATAAAAACAGATccggctgggcgcaatggctcacacctataatctcagcactttgggaggccacggtgggtggatcatctgaggtcaggaattcaagactagcctggccaacttggtgaaactccgtctctactaaaaatacaaaattagctggacgtggtggtgcacgcctgtaatcccagctactcaggagactggggcaggagaattgcttgaacctgggagacgggggttacagtgagccgagatcgtgctattgcactccagcctgggcaacaagagcgaaacttcgtctcaaataaataataaaataaaataaaaacataaaagcagaTCCCTGGGACTGACCTGTGCTGCACTTCCTGGGCCACACAGACACAAGGTGGgtctcctttccctcttccccagCTCTTAGCTTCTGCCAGCTACGATGACACAGTGAAGCTGTACCGGGAGGAAGAGGATGACTGGGTATGCTGTGCCACCCTTGAGGGCCATGAATCCACTGTGTGGAGCTTGGCCTTTGACCCGAGTGGCCAGCGCCTGGCGTCTTGTAGTGATGACCGCACTGTGCGCATCTGGCGTCAGTATCTACCGGGCAATGAACAAGGTGAGGGTCCATTAGTAGAGCTAAAGAAGACCCCTCTCTCAAGGGGTTCACAGTCTGCTAAGACACATACATGAGTCGGAGCAAATGGGGGTAAAAGGTAAGATGTGCCACAAGAGGGCCCAGGATAGAGTACTGGAACAATCAGGAAAGCTTTGTGGAACAGGGGCCGTTGCATCTGAATTTGAAAGGGTATGTAGGCTTTTAACATGAGAATTTCACCTGAGAATTCCAAGTGAAAACTCCACAGCGTGAGTAAAGATAACAATGGCGGGAATGCTCAGACTTAGTGAGGCGTGGTAATTCATTTAAATGGGGCATAGGACATCTAGGGTTTGGAGAGGAATAAAGTGGGTTGGGTTGGCTGGTGGGTGGCAACAGAACAGGGACGTTTCCTTCTCGGAATTCTGCTTGAGAAAGGCCAGTGTGTCCGGAGTGTGTAAGGCAGATCAGCGGGGATGGGTACAGGAATGGAGACGTGGACTCATAATCAGTTGAAGATGAGGGTGAGGGAAGGCGCCTTTGAGGCGCCCAGGACATGGGAACGTCTTAAGTGTAAGAGGAATCTGTCTTGCAGGGGTGGCATGCAGCGGCTCTGACCCCAGTTGGAAATGTATCTGTACTTTGTCGGGCTTCCACTCAAGGACCATTTATGACATTGCTTGGTaagactccatcccccacccccatcccatccCCATAAAGCAGGGATTTTAGAGAAGGCATGCCCCATGCCGTCCTCTGCAACCCTGGGGGAGTGCTTAGGAATCGAGGGCAGCCACCCCCGTTCCTTGTCAGGCCTGACTCTAGCATGCTGCTTTACAGCTGGCTGGGCTGGCATTCACAGGAGCAGGGAACAGTCCCAGGCTGTGAGGGCAGCACCAGTACTCGGGGTTCACATAGCTTGTGCCGTCCAGAAGTTATCGAATCTGTGCATTCATGACTgggttgttatttatttatttatttatttattcattcattcattcattcattcatgactgggttgtttgtttgtttgtttgtttatttatttatttattttgagacggagtctcagtctgcaccccaggctggagtgcagtggcacgatcttggctcactgcaagctccgcctcctgggttcatgccattctcctgcctcagcctcccgagtagctgggattacaagcgcccgccaccacgcctggctaattttttgtatattttagtagagacagggtttcaccgtgttagccaggatggtctcgatctcctgacctcgtgatccacccgccttggcctcccaaagtgctgggattacaggcgtgagccaccgcacccagcagtggctggggtttttatgggtaaCGCTGACTCTGCCCTTGCAGAAGCTGGAAAAACTGCACCATTCATA includes the following:
- the CIAO1 gene encoding probable cytosolic iron-sulfur protein assembly protein CIAO1, with the protein product MKDSLVLLGRVPAHPDSRCWFLAWNPAGTLLASCGGDRRIRIWGTEGDSWICKSVLSEGHQRTVRKVAWSPCGNYLASASFDATTCIWKKNQDDFECVTTLEGHENEVKSVAWAPSGNLLATCSRDKSVWVWEVDEEDEYECVSVLNSHTQDVKHVVWHPSQELLASASYDDTVKLYREEEDDWVCCATLEGHESTVWSLAFDPSGQRLASCSDDRTVRIWRQYLPGNEQGVACSGSDPSWKCICTLSGFHSRTIYDIAWCQLTGALATACGDDAIRVFQEDPTSDPQQPTFSLTAHLHQAHSQDVNCVAWNPKEPGLLASCSDDGEVAFWKYQQPEGL